The following coding sequences are from one Plectropomus leopardus isolate mb chromosome 10, YSFRI_Pleo_2.0, whole genome shotgun sequence window:
- the ddias gene encoding DNA damage-induced apoptosis suppressor protein isoform X2, translating to MSVRRALVGCVVLSLKDTCVFYPCCKSCFSRIDVEQQDVTRCRCSKCGYSCLREQVDYRYRLSLKVTRDRSIFGVTVFGTCLNPFFGIHASGLQRLVENSDGASTRSTLLVKAVQDCFIGRHFIFGIKVAETESWPWFRGPVADGFSSKEAVHFIASQMLLPKATGLQGCTVVSYYRILLQKAAEYEKESADPSKRPPATTLLLIPCHFPASSFNNATLSASGLLSQSLQSSQHQDGTLTPTPPWQQSLGLVTSSAEQEEDCSTQDSGDERSSQTSHHAQRDCLEILKVTEERAPSPLLSLECSSSLSPSLAKCSYSSAEKAVGNTPILNTWFSPPPPAYNSSKGFSTKTLLSDSLAWEDLPFSESLTEFLCEENKDFDKQTEQHAENQKETSRNNLEISSQHKNDSHKFQITGCHSQILLDIANTPAPNGGDRNDLSDQEYKSPLGSANTTQSRNISSSEGNQEDEKACSLSFENEEEQLEEDTYNCSADLFGSSFIINVSTNKLSTHAETVRLTTEARPPLSKPKTTHQRSDNATHSTPQRQTLKSQNCINRDTQELDFIPPSQSTPIVKVGAVTGPSRTLTLSEVSSQPDSQDSGVFYRRLPEWDRKETATATSALCKLSCVSDEQLSQRSREPTKENLAWSSTSSRHRFTPKRRFWKPDTHKNHLRRVLQSARRIKHKCDSSNCDMSVYDHEDNEVIVPPTPAAERRQCVKLRGKRPTDNSSSNLGISTCSCLNFSSTATLSLDLHVKT from the exons ATGTCTGTTAGACGGGCTCTGGTgggttgtgttgtgttgtctcTGAAAGATACCTGCGTGTTTTATCCGTGCTGCAAAAGCTGTTTCTCCAGGATTGATGTTGAACAGCAGGACGTGACGAg ATGCAGATGCTCCAAGTGTGGTTACAGCTGTCTGAGGGAACAGGTTGATTACAGGTATCGTCTCTCACTGAAGGTGACCCGGGACAGAAGCATATTTGGAGTAACAGTATTTGGGACCTGTTTGAACCCCTTCTTTGGCATCCATGCAAGTGGTTTACAGAG GTTGGTGGAGAACTCAGATGGAGCATCAACCAGATCCACATTGTTGGTGAAGGCTGTCCAGGACTGTTTCATTGGCAGACATTTCATCTTTGGTATAAAG GTAGCCGAAACAGAAAGTTGGCCTTGGTTCAGAGGGCCTGTTGCAGATGGCTTCAGCAGTAAAGAAGCAGTCCACTTTATTGCCAGTCAGATGCTGCTCCCCAAAGCTACAGGCCTACAAGGCTGCACAGTGGTCAGTTATTATCGGATCCTTCTTCAGAAAGCTGCCGAATATGAGAAAGAATCCGCCGATCCCAGCAAAAGACCCCCAGCAACAACCCTGCTGCTGATTCCTTGCCACTTTCCAGCTAGCAGCTTCAATAATGCCACACTTTCTGCCTCAGGTCTTCTTTCGCAGTCACTGCAAAG CTCGCAGCACCAAGACGGCACCCTTACTCCCACCCCTCCATGGCAACAGTCACTAGGACTAGTAACTTCATCAGCAGAGCAGGAGGAAGATTGCAGCACCCAGGACAGCGGAGACGAGAGGAGCTCACAAACATCACATCATGCACAAAGAGACTGTTTAGAGATCCTGAAAGTCACAGAGGAGAGAGCACCGTCACCTCTTCTTTCTTTAGAGTGCAGCTCTTCCCTTAGTCCATCATTAGCCAAATGCTCATACTCATCTGCTGAAAAGGCTGTTGGAAACACCCCCATCCTGAACACTTGGTTCAGTCCCCCTCCACCTGCATATAACAGCTCCAAGGGTTTTTCTACCAAAACATTGTTGTCAGACTCCTTGGCTTGGGAAGATTTGCCTTTCTCTGAGAGTCTGACAGAGTTTTTGTGTGAAGAGAACAAAgattttgacaaacaaacagaacaacatgcggaaaatcaaaaagaaacatCAAGAAACAACCTGGAAATCAGCTCGCAACACAAGAACGACTCACATAAATTTCAGATAACAGGCTGCCACTCACAGATATTACTGGATATCGCCAACACACCTGCACCGAATGGAGGTGACAGAAATGATTTATCCGACCAGGAATATAAGAGCCCTCTAGGAAGTGCCAACACGACTCAATCCAGAAATATTTCTTCCAGTGAGGGTAACCAGGAGGACGAGAAAGCTTGCTCTCTGTCTTTTGAAAACGAAGAAGAGCAGCTTGAAGAGGACACCTATAATTGTTCAGCAGATCTTTTTGGTAGCTCATTCATAATCAATGTGAGCACAAACAAGCTCAGCACACATGCAGAAACTGTCAGGTTGACCACGGAGGCTCGCCCGCCGCTTTCCAAACCAAAAACAACGCACCAGAGGAGTGATAACGCGACACATTCGACACCACAAAGACAGACactgaaaagtcaaaattgCATAAATAGAGACACACAAGAGCTGGACTTCATCCCTCCCTCTCAGTCCACCCCCATTGTAAAAGTAGGTGCTGTGACAGGCCCAAGCAGAACGTTGACATTATCTGAAGTCAGTTCTCAACCTGACAGTCAAGATTCCGGTGTTTTTTATAGACGTCTTCCTGAATGGGACAGGAAAGAGACAGCTACTGCCACCTCTGCTCTTTGTAAATTAAGCTGCGTCAGTGATGAACAGCTGTCCCAGCGCAGCAGAGAGCCAACAAAGGAAAACTTAGCATGGAGTTcaacatccagcagacacagatTTACCCCAAAAAGAAGGTTCTGGAAACCGGACACGCATAAGAACCATCTGAGACGGGTTCTACAGTCAGCCAGAAGGATCAAGCACAAATGTGACTCAAGTAATTGTGATATGAGCGTCTATGATCATGAAGACAATGAAGTAATCGTTCCTCCGACTCCTGCTGCTGAAAGACGACAGTGTGTGAAGCTCAGAGGAAAAAGGCCGACTGATAACAGCAGCAGTAATTTGG gtaTATCAACATGTTCGTGTCTCAACTTCTCCAGTACCGCCACTTTGTCGCTGGACTtacatgtcaaaacatga
- the ddias gene encoding DNA damage-induced apoptosis suppressor protein isoform X1, whose amino-acid sequence MSVRRALVGCVVLSLKDTCVFYPCCKSCFSRIDVEQQDVTRCRCSKCGYSCLREQVDYRYRLSLKVTRDRSIFGVTVFGTCLNPFFGIHASGLQRLVENSDGASTRSTLLVKAVQDCFIGRHFIFGIKVAETESWPWFRGPVADGFSSKEAVHFIASQMLLPKATGLQGCTVVSYYRILLQKAAEYEKESADPSKRPPATTLLLIPCHFPASSFNNATLSASGLLSQSLQSSQHQDGTLTPTPPWQQSLGLVTSSAEQEEDCSTQDSGDERSSQTSHHAQRDCLEILKVTEERAPSPLLSLECSSSLSPSLAKCSYSSAEKAVGNTPILNTWFSPPPPAYNSSKGFSTKTLLSDSLAWEDLPFSESLTEFLCEENKDFDKQTEQHAENQKETSRNNLEISSQHKNDSHKFQITGCHSQILLDIANTPAPNGGDRNDLSDQEYKSPLGSANTTQSRNISSSEGNQEDEKACSLSFENEEEQLEEDTYNCSADLFGSSFIINVSTNKLSTHAETVRLTTEARPPLSKPKTTHQRSDNATHSTPQRQTLKSQNCINRDTQELDFIPPSQSTPIVKVGAVTGPSRTLTLSEVSSQPDSQDSGVFYRRLPEWDRKETATATSALCKLSCVSDEQLSQRSREPTKENLAWSSTSSRHRFTPKRRFWKPDTHKNHLRRVLQSARRIKHKCDSSNCDMSVYDHEDNEVIVPPTPAAERRQCVKLRGKRPTDNSSSNLGNCRESQQGDGVNYKRTLCLLDQTLTSLQRGPAQTESHDSETGEEGSLDGSKCYLLDDDNEACDWSRDLFSDSV is encoded by the exons ATGTCTGTTAGACGGGCTCTGGTgggttgtgttgtgttgtctcTGAAAGATACCTGCGTGTTTTATCCGTGCTGCAAAAGCTGTTTCTCCAGGATTGATGTTGAACAGCAGGACGTGACGAg ATGCAGATGCTCCAAGTGTGGTTACAGCTGTCTGAGGGAACAGGTTGATTACAGGTATCGTCTCTCACTGAAGGTGACCCGGGACAGAAGCATATTTGGAGTAACAGTATTTGGGACCTGTTTGAACCCCTTCTTTGGCATCCATGCAAGTGGTTTACAGAG GTTGGTGGAGAACTCAGATGGAGCATCAACCAGATCCACATTGTTGGTGAAGGCTGTCCAGGACTGTTTCATTGGCAGACATTTCATCTTTGGTATAAAG GTAGCCGAAACAGAAAGTTGGCCTTGGTTCAGAGGGCCTGTTGCAGATGGCTTCAGCAGTAAAGAAGCAGTCCACTTTATTGCCAGTCAGATGCTGCTCCCCAAAGCTACAGGCCTACAAGGCTGCACAGTGGTCAGTTATTATCGGATCCTTCTTCAGAAAGCTGCCGAATATGAGAAAGAATCCGCCGATCCCAGCAAAAGACCCCCAGCAACAACCCTGCTGCTGATTCCTTGCCACTTTCCAGCTAGCAGCTTCAATAATGCCACACTTTCTGCCTCAGGTCTTCTTTCGCAGTCACTGCAAAG CTCGCAGCACCAAGACGGCACCCTTACTCCCACCCCTCCATGGCAACAGTCACTAGGACTAGTAACTTCATCAGCAGAGCAGGAGGAAGATTGCAGCACCCAGGACAGCGGAGACGAGAGGAGCTCACAAACATCACATCATGCACAAAGAGACTGTTTAGAGATCCTGAAAGTCACAGAGGAGAGAGCACCGTCACCTCTTCTTTCTTTAGAGTGCAGCTCTTCCCTTAGTCCATCATTAGCCAAATGCTCATACTCATCTGCTGAAAAGGCTGTTGGAAACACCCCCATCCTGAACACTTGGTTCAGTCCCCCTCCACCTGCATATAACAGCTCCAAGGGTTTTTCTACCAAAACATTGTTGTCAGACTCCTTGGCTTGGGAAGATTTGCCTTTCTCTGAGAGTCTGACAGAGTTTTTGTGTGAAGAGAACAAAgattttgacaaacaaacagaacaacatgcggaaaatcaaaaagaaacatCAAGAAACAACCTGGAAATCAGCTCGCAACACAAGAACGACTCACATAAATTTCAGATAACAGGCTGCCACTCACAGATATTACTGGATATCGCCAACACACCTGCACCGAATGGAGGTGACAGAAATGATTTATCCGACCAGGAATATAAGAGCCCTCTAGGAAGTGCCAACACGACTCAATCCAGAAATATTTCTTCCAGTGAGGGTAACCAGGAGGACGAGAAAGCTTGCTCTCTGTCTTTTGAAAACGAAGAAGAGCAGCTTGAAGAGGACACCTATAATTGTTCAGCAGATCTTTTTGGTAGCTCATTCATAATCAATGTGAGCACAAACAAGCTCAGCACACATGCAGAAACTGTCAGGTTGACCACGGAGGCTCGCCCGCCGCTTTCCAAACCAAAAACAACGCACCAGAGGAGTGATAACGCGACACATTCGACACCACAAAGACAGACactgaaaagtcaaaattgCATAAATAGAGACACACAAGAGCTGGACTTCATCCCTCCCTCTCAGTCCACCCCCATTGTAAAAGTAGGTGCTGTGACAGGCCCAAGCAGAACGTTGACATTATCTGAAGTCAGTTCTCAACCTGACAGTCAAGATTCCGGTGTTTTTTATAGACGTCTTCCTGAATGGGACAGGAAAGAGACAGCTACTGCCACCTCTGCTCTTTGTAAATTAAGCTGCGTCAGTGATGAACAGCTGTCCCAGCGCAGCAGAGAGCCAACAAAGGAAAACTTAGCATGGAGTTcaacatccagcagacacagatTTACCCCAAAAAGAAGGTTCTGGAAACCGGACACGCATAAGAACCATCTGAGACGGGTTCTACAGTCAGCCAGAAGGATCAAGCACAAATGTGACTCAAGTAATTGTGATATGAGCGTCTATGATCATGAAGACAATGAAGTAATCGTTCCTCCGACTCCTGCTGCTGAAAGACGACAGTGTGTGAAGCTCAGAGGAAAAAGGCCGACTGATAACAGCAGCAGTAATTTGGGTAATTGTCGGGAAAGCCAGCAGGGAGATGGGGTGAATTATAAAAGAACTCTTTGTTTGTTGGATCAAACTCTCACATCATTACAGAGAGGTCCGGCACAAACAGAAAGTCATGACAGTGAGACGGGTGAAGAGGGAAGTCTTGATGGATCTAAATGTTACCTCCTTGACGATGATAATGAGGCATGTGATTGGTCCAGAGATTTATTCTCTGACTCGGTCTGA
- the LOC121949157 gene encoding voltage-dependent T-type calcium channel subunit alpha-1H-like: MYKPGVGRSSNLEVLDFVVFAYFMLEMLIKMVALGVFGYTGSYLRNNWNKLDLLVNSVELFGYFMDSLSIHWPVCQMLGPMRLIGRVPSMRDVVTVLVGTVPMLANVLVLYLFVIHIFAVVGVQLWAGELRNRCFLGEDITTKYNVSLSPYFMTKYGEHVPFICSLDGNNGMRHCHDVPPYVENGKTCSLAAPHHASAANSFVPTVAGANSCVNWNLYYNVCRSGDQNPHMGVINFDNIAYAWITTFQVVTLEGWSEIMFLVMDAHSSWSFVFFIFVTIMGSFVMMNVCAVVITTQFSDNMRQETGEQSAVTVFVKWICQKLASCLRGISSRSNRHRNKVHPDGGVGRNTASVVCRPYIRNLRRFVRCKLFDKVIMIAVFFNILTMAIEHHGQPKELTKMLQISNIIFTIIFFLEMVLKLLALTWTYFRSRNNIFDFVIVIFSLWEVGAKADGRLSVLRAFRLLRFGRLLHFLPHLKRQLLVLKRTMEEAASLFMLLLFFTFIFSILGMYLFGGKFDFKTRHEDTVTDRKNFDTLLWSMVTVFQLLTQEDWNLVLYNAMAATSPWSALYFVAIIVLGTHVLLNVLVGLVVQSFHTRDPSSTSEDSSLSPCGPDSSPPASSTFENSSQTDDREEHGSLSSSGSEEDSASTQEDNGSLKWIQKVVRWCKEREEWSFFVLSPQNRFRICCQRVISHKMFDHMVLLFILLNCVTIAMERPGIDPESTERWILNMSRYLFSGVFLVEMLVKVLALGVVFGKESYCRSTWNVMDGSLVILSVVHIVISLVSSDKNNMLGILKVLRLLRTLRSLRVIKRAPKLKLAVEALIASVKPIGNIVLICVAFLFFYGVLGVQLFKGAFFHCVGQDTRNITNKTDCLSANYQWVRKEYNFDSLPQALMSLFVMYSKDGWVNLMYDGLDAVGVDKQPVRNKNEWVLLYFISFMIVSFFLLDMFVGVMVETFHQCQQEQKKKNAEGEASQGQCRGMENKFVSESEQMPYYTHYSRIRRCIHTLCSSNYLDLFMAAIIFISVLMMAFEHHNQPPYIEKLTEYSFYVFTVILIMEVLLKLVAFGALRFIQVSWNLLDLAVILVSIISIVFNKMNMAEVIPINPSILRVCRVLRLAQVLKAKKIRVLLKTIISTLSQVGNICLLFTFFFFIYAALGVELFGKLECTDDYPCQGLHRYANFKHFGKALLTLYQVCTGDNWSGIMKDTLRECRPGDDSCLSYLSWVSPICFTSFVVMAQFVLVNLVVAAIMQALEDISKNKPTHLSLPPEEEEELDNERAQLSPSQSADQQQSAQADCMVMSERTEACVLPQMCR, encoded by the exons ATGTACAAGCCGGGTGTTGGGAGGAGCTCCAACCTAGAG GTGCTGGATTTCGTTGTCTTTGCATACTTTATGTTGGAAATGCTCATCAAGATGGTGGCCCTGGGAGTCTTTGGTTACACAGGGAGTTACCTTCGCAACAACTGGAACAAGCTGGACCTCCTCGTCAACTCTGTAGA GTTGTTTGGTTATTTCATGGATTCTCTCAGCATCCACTGGCCAGTCTGTCAAATGCTCGGGCCGATGCGACTGATCGGAAGAGTACCAA GCATGCGAGACGTGGTGACAGTACTTGTAGGCACTGTGCCCATGCTTGCAAACGTTCTCGTCCTCTACCTCTTCGTCATACACATCTTCGCTGTTGTGGGAGTCCAGCTGTGGGCGGGCGAACTACGCAACCGCTGCTTCCTGGGAGAGGACATAACCAC AAAATACAACGTGTCCTTAAGCCCATACTTCATGACCAAGTATGGTGAACATGTCCCATTTATTTGTTCGCTTGATGGCAATAACGGGATGCGGCACTGTCACGATGTGCCCCCTTATGTCGAGAATGGGAAAACATGCTCACTGGCTGCTCCCCATCATGCCTCAGCTGCCAATAGCTTCGTCCCCACGGTGGCAGGTGCTAACTCTTGTGTAAACTGGAACCTGTACTACAATGTCTGTCGTTCTGGGGACCAGAACCCTCACATGGGAGTTATCAACTTTGATAACATCGCCTATGCATGGATAACTACGTTCCAG GTTGTCACACTGGAAGGATGGTCAGAGATCATGTTTCTTGTCATGGATGCTCATTCCTCCTggagttttgtatttttcatattcGTCACAATT ATGGGCTCCTTTGTCATGATGAACGTGTGCGCAGTCGTCATCACCACCCAGTTCTCGGACAACATGAGGCAGGAGACAGGAGAGCAGAGTGCTGTTACTGTGTTTGTTAAATGGATTTGTCAAAAGTTAGCCTCCTGCCTACGAGGGATTTCCAGCAGATCAAACAG ACATCGTAACAAGGTGCACCCCGATGGTGGCGTCGGCAGGAATACTGCCTCAGTG GTCTGCAGACCGTACATTCGAAATCTTAGGAGGTTTGTTAGATGTAAGCTCTTCGACAAAGTGATCATGATTGCTGTTTTCTTCAATATTCTCACTATGGCCATAGAGCATCATGGGCAG CCTAAGGAGTTGACAAAAATGTTACAGATCAGTAACATCATTTTCACCATCATATTCTTCCTGGAGATGGTCTTAAAGCTGCTGGCTCTCACATGGACATACTTTAGGAGCCGAAACAACATCTTTGACTTTGTCATCGTTATCTTCAG tttgtgggaGGTAGGGGCTAAAGCCGATGGCAGGTTGTCAGTTCTGCGTGCGTTTCGTCTGCTGCGGTTTGGGAGGCTGCTTCACTTCCTCCCTCACCTGAAGAGACAACTGCTGGTGCTGAAGAGGACGATGGAAGAGGCCGCCTCGCTCTTTATGCTGCTACTGtttttcacattcatttttag CATACTCGGCATGTACCTGTTTGGTGGTAAATTTGACTTCAAAACTCGGCACGAAGACACCGTCACTGACCGAAAAAACTTTGACACCCTGCTCTGGTCCATGGTCACTGTTTTCCAG CTTCTGACTCAGGAGGACTGGAATCTGGTGCTTTACAACGCCATGGCTGCCACCTCCCCGTGGTCCGCTCTCTACTTTGTTGCGATCATTGTGTTGGGTACACACGTTCTTCTCAATGTACTCGTGGGCTTAGTGGTTCAGAGCTTCCACACGAGG GACCCCTCAAGTACCAGCGAagactcctctctctctccctgtggGCCCGACAGCTCCCCTCCAGCCAGCTCGACTTTTGAGAACTCTTCTCAGACAGACGACCGCGAGGAACAC GGCTCTCTCTCTAGCAGTGGGTCTGAGGAAGACTCTGCATCCACCCAGGAGGACAAT GGATCGCTGAAGTGGATCCAAAAAGTGGTCCGCTGGTGCAAAGAACGTGAAGAGTGGTCATTTTTCGTCTTGTCCCCACAGAACAG gtTCCGCATCTGTTGCCAACGTGTGATCTCTCACAAGATGTTCGACCACATGGTTCTGCTCTTCATTCTTCTAAACTGTGTCACCATTGCTATGGAGAGGCCTGGAATTGACCCTGAAAGCACG GAGCGATGGATCCTGAACATGTCCCGTTACTTATTCTCTGGTGTGTTCCTGGTCGAGATGCTTGTTAAG GTTCTAGCTCTGGGTGTGGTGTTTGGGAAGGAGAGTTACTGCCGCTCTACCTGGAATGTCATGGACGGTTCGTTGGTGATCCTGTCTGTTGTCCACATTGTTATCTCTTTGGTCAGTTCGGACAAAAATAACATGCTGGGCATCCTCAAAGTTTTGCGTCTGCTGCGCACACTCCGCTCACTGAG GGTGATCAAGCGAGCCCCGAAACTGAAGCTGGCTGTTGAGGCTCTGATTGCCTCGGTTAAACCCATCGGGAACATTGTTCTCATTTGCGTCGCCTTCCTCTTTTTCTATGGCGTCCTTGGGGTGCAG ttgTTCAAAGGGGCGTTCTTCCACTGTGTGGGTCAGGACACAAGAAACATCACCAACAAAACCGACTGTCTGTCAGCCAACTATCAATGGGTACGAAAGGAGTACAACTTCGACAGCCTTCCTCAG GCACTGATGTCGTTGTTTGTAATGTACTCTAAGGACGGCTGGGTGAACCTCATGTATGATGGTCTGGATGCTGTGGGAGTAGACAAACAG CCTGTGAGGAACAAAAACGAATGGGTGCTGCTTTATTTCATCTCCTTCATGATTGTAAGCTTCTTTCTTCTGGACATGTTTGTTGGTGTGATGGTGGAGACCTTCCACCAATGTCAgcaagaacaaaagaaaaaaaatgcagagggAGAAGCATCACAAGGCCAATGCAGAGGTATGGAGA aCAAGTTTGTTTCTGAATCTGAGCAGATGCCATATTACACACATTACTCCCGCATCCGTCGGTGTATCCACACTCTGTGTTCCAGCAACTACCTAGACCTCTTCATGGCTGCTATCATTTTCATCAGTGTCTTGATGATGGCTTTTGAACATCATAATCAACCTCCg tacATAGAGAAACTCACAGAGTATTCCTTCTATGTGTTCACCGTCATCCTGATCATGGAAGTCCTGCTGAAGCTTGTGGCATTTGGTGCACTGAGATTTATACAAGTCAG tTGGAATCTGCTGGATCTCGCTGTCATCTTGGTTTCCATCATTAGCATCGTTTTCAACAAGATGAATATGGCAGAAGTAATTCCCATTAATCCCAGCATCCTGAGAGTCTGTAGAGTCCTCAGACTAGCACAAG TGCTGAAGGCCAAAAAGATACGAGTTCTGCTGAAAACCATCATCAGTACGCTGTCACAG gttggaAACATTTGTCTGCTCTTCacgttcttttttttcatttacgcTGCGCTCGGAGTGGAGCTCTTTGGCAAGCTAG AATGCACTGACGATTACCCGTGCCAGGGTTTACATCGCTACGCCAACTTCAAACACTTTGGGAAGGCCCTGCTAACGCTCTACCAAGTGTGCACCGGAGACAACTGGAGCGGGATTATGAag GACACACTGAGGGAGTGTCGTCCTGGTGATGACAGCTGTTTGAGCTATCTGTCCTGGGTCTCTCCGATCTGCTTCACCAGCTTTGTGGTTATGGCCCAGTTTGTGCTGGTAAACCTGGTGGTGGCAGCCATCATGCAAGCTCTGGAGGACATCAGCAAG AACAAACCTACTCATTTGTCTCTCCCtccggaggaggaggaggagctggacaaTGAGCGGGCCCAGCTGTCTCCGTCGCAGAGC GCCGACCAGCAGCAGAGTGCCCAAGCAGACTGCATGGTGATGTCAGAGAGGACGGAGGCATGTGTGCTCCCGCAGATGTGCCGGTAA